The sequence gagagctgcatcaaaccagtctcaggactgaagaccacaacaacaacaacaacaatttgttttgatcatttggTGACTCTGTaaaacagtaaatgacagcatcatctacaaacaatctaagacggcttctcGGATTGTCTTCTAACTCGTttaaatagatcaggaacagcaggtggcctttaacacttccttgggggacgccagataatacttctgttttactcgatcactttccgtcacttactacgaattgtgacctttctggcagggaatcacgaacccagtcacacaactgcgACTATTATTCtttggcacgcaatttgattaggaatcgcttgtgaggaacggtgtcaaaagccttccagaaatctatCGAATCAATTTGTTGTCCtctgtccatagcactcattacttcctgagaataaagagttagttgtttttcacaagaacaatatcttCTGAATCCATGTTAGCTGTTTGTCACtaaatggttttcttcgaggtGGCCCATAATGTTCGgtcatagtatatgttccaaaatcctattgcaaatcggcGTTAGCGATACgcgtctgtaattcagcgggttactcatatttcctttcttgggtattggtgtgcaacttgctactttttaggtacggatcttccgacGAGCGGTTACATACGATTACTAAGGGTGAAGCTGTTGTATCAGCCTACTATGAAAGGAATCTGACTGTTATACAATCGgggccagaggccttgcctttattaagtgatttgagctgcttttcttcaccgaggatatctacttctaagttacacatgttggaagttggaattctggaatatttacttcgtcttctttggtgaaggcatttcggaaaacggagacagagttttgttgcggAAACTATTAAATATCACCAATAAGTCTCATTTGTGATTGATATATGATAAAATGAGCTTAAATGAGTACGGATacagaaaattcctggcagatgaaaacggtatgccggacagagactccaactcgggacttttacctttcgcgagcaagtgctctgccgagtgagctacccaagcacgactcacgaccagtcctaaCAGCCttgattctgccagtacctcgttggcaacgttccaaacttcaccgaagctctcctgtgagccttgaagaactagcactccaggaagaactggtacacagttttaatctgctaggaagtttcatatcagcgcacattccgctgcagagtgaatatttcattctggaaaatccACCAGGCTATGGCTAGGTctgatattctttcttccaggagtgctagttctgcaaggttcgcaggagagcttctgtgaagtttggaaggttggaaacgaggtattggcagaattaaagctgcgaggacgagtCATGAGTCGGGCCTGGGTAGGTCAGTCGTTAGAACACTTGCCCGAaaaaggtaaaggttccgagttccagtcgctgtccagcacacagttcaaatctgccaggaagtttcataccagcgcacacatgTCTGGCTATGGGTGCATTTTTCACAAATACGTGATGGCACCTATGCGTATAAGGAGCAAATAGTGTCCTTTGGTATAGGCATTCATGCTGCATtcgcctggttccaaagttcatctgtggtggttggcaatgGGTCATAGGGCTGTACCCGTCATTCCACCATATCCTacatattttcgattggcgacacgtCTGGTGTTCTGTCAGGTCATGGCAAAATGCTgacgtcctgtgacaccaagagggtacatgttcatgcagcagcatgtggtcgtgcattgtattgctgaaaaatggcatctggtgtgttatgcagaaagggtatggcttgGGTCCCAGGACGTCATTTACGTAAGGCACACTGGTCactgtgccctggacacgcaccaactatgATTTGCGGTTGTACCCAATAACACACCACACCATAAGACCTTGAGTTGACGCAGACCTTGAGTTGACGCTGCATATCTCGTGCGAATTCAGTCACTGTGATACCGCTCCCTCTGTCGACGGCGACCGAGAATGCGACCACCGTTTTCAAACTAACACAACCTGGACTCATCTGAATGCCACTCCTGTACCCAGTGACGTCTTTGAATACACCATTGCCGTGtaatatgtttctgcacattcatcaaaggcaggcggagaagtggacggcgGTGCGCACGTAACCCACGCCGTAATGAGCGGCGACGGACTGTcagccctgatagtgtacgatgtgttccactgttaccTCAAGAGTTGAGGAGGATGCAGTTCTCTCGTGTACTGCCatgcggatgaggtgtcgatcttctcaggggTGGTCGGCGGGGAGGGAACCGACCCACctcatcgtgttctacggccttccggaaccattctgcacacacccgttgcactgcgaaacacttcgtcctacacgagcagcaatttcctgaaTAGATGCATgatattctctcatgccaataatgagcCCTCTATTAAACTCACTGCACgtctgctcaaatggctctgagcactatgggacttaatatctgtggtcatcagtcccctagaacttagaacgacttaaacccaactaacctaaggacatcacacacatacatgcccgaggcaggattcgaacctgcgaccgtagcagtcgcgcggttccggactgaagcgtctaaaaccgctagaccaccgcgaccgacgTACGTCTGCTCCAGTcaaactgatccattaccttcggtttattgcGACGACGAGAGCCGCTGGCACATTTTACTCGTAGGTGGTGGTGCGTTGCGATATCGATATTGACCATGAGCCCCCATGAAGACATGGTTCAaaagctactcatttctgcagaacataccaatgtacacctcctgtgaatatgaatgtcgtaTCACTAGTCGTTCAGggtgctctgtttttttttttctgaacatgggtgCATGTTACCTATAAAGTCAATAGTGTTAGAGTCGAACATTTCGCATATGAACAGCTCTACACTCCTGTAAAAAATACAAGGACGATTGCAGTATGCTTTCGATAAGAGGAAGAAGTAAAAAAGATTAGATCTGCtcaactgagccggccggtgtggcggagcggttctaggcgcttcagtctggaaccgcgcggcctctacggtcgcagattcgaatcttgcctcgggcatcaaTTAACTCAAAAATCTTGCAACGACAAATCACCATAACCCAAGAGTAATTGAGACAATGTCAACATTAAGTAACTCGGAGCATTACGGACCATTTTAAtagcatcaaaaaagaattacacatgcTATTAATTAAACAGAGGCAGTATTTAGAGTTAATGGCAATGTGAGACCAGAGGACAAAACGTGTTGTTTAAGCCAGTTTCCATAATTTTAGTTGCTAGTGCTGATTTCGCACCATTCCTTACATTTGTCGGTACAATACTTAGGGATCTAAGTACAGTAACTTAATGAGAAATCACGGCAGGAAATAGTGTTTTGCAAGTTTGAGATGCTGATCATTCCTGTAAAAGTATGGTGAGAGTCCAGACTGTGTCCTTTGTTTATGTTGAGCAAAACGTTGGTGTTCCTACTGTGCATTGTAGTCTCCAGTCCGCGCGCGTGctctgcgtgcgtgtgtgtgtaaacTTTGACAAACTAGAGGAACAGCACTCCGTGTTGAGAACACTTTTACAGACACTGccttttttgaaacatttttccatgatctTCATTGCGTATACCCATATATTTGCTCATATACTTTGCGTGTCTAATAACTGCACAAATTTTGCCTGAGTGGCACAGATACTGCACTATGACGAGAGGCGTGCCTACAGGTGGTTAGAGGTCCTCGCGGGGCGTGTCCCGGCGCCCCTCTGCGGCAGCCACGGCGCTGGCCGTGCAACGCCCCATGTCCGTCAGCAGGTCCTGCACCTCGAGGTCCAGCGGAGACCCGGCCGGCAGGCACTTCTGCACGAGCGCTTCCACTTGGTCCGCCACGGCGTCGGCATCTTCCGCGGCTGCCTCTTTCAGCTCTGCAGTGCGCGACAGCAGCTCTGGACCGAGCTCCACTAACAGCTGCGAGCGGCATTGAATCTGCAGCACACAGACCCACACAACAACGTGTAACTACTGCTGTTTTCTGATATATGTCAAAAATAGTCATCTGAGTTCGTCATATTATATATTCTGTACAAATGAAGACAGATACTTGGGGTGAACTGTAACGTACGCATAGGActattgtctcctaccttccaaactttacagaagctctcctgcgaaccttgcagaactagcactcctgaaagaaaggatattgcggagacatggcttagccacagcctaggggatgtttccagaatgagattttcactctgcagcggagtgtgtgaggtactggcagaaataaagctgtgaggacggggcgtgagtcgtgcttgggtagctcagttggtagagcacttgcccgcgaaaggcaaaggtcccgagttcgagtctcggtccggcccacagttttaatctgccaggaagtttcaagttgtaACTTAATTGTGCCTGTTATAACGGAGAACGCAACACGTCTTTTGTTGCTGTGTCTCTGCCACCTTCTCTCGGCGCACATTAGCTAGTGAAACAGCGGCGGGCTATCACTCCCAGAGGGAGCGCCACCGACAAGCAGTTGAACCTAAACTTACAACAGGTGCCAAAGTAATCTTTTAGTTTCGATGCGTAAGTTTCTGTCTCCTTTCATGGGGGAGGTATAGTCTACTGGCGCTGGACATCAGAAGAAACACTTTAACTTAGGCGTATATTTTAATGTTGAAAATGGAGTGACACATAAAAAAGCGCGTAAATTTAATGATAGGATCATTCAAGGGATGAGCAGAATCCTTTAAACCAATGGCAGAAATGTAACGTGAAATCCACCACTACTccagcacaataataataataataaactgtcgTCGATATGAAAGTAACAAGTGATATAGCTAAAATGAGTaaatatgaacaaacaaacaaacaaacacggcAGTTAAAATAAGAAAATGAGTCACAGGTGAATTACGCTCTACTCACAGCAACGGAAGGGAGCTGCAACTACTTTAGGGTTTGAATAAGAAACTAGAATCACAGAATTATATCGTAACTAAAGCAGAAAAGAGTGCCACGGTAGTCATAATAGATCGCACCtcggcaagaacagtgacacaattGAAAAATACGATACTTGAGAAAATTCGACTTCAAGAATTAAGTCTATAAAATATAGTGAAATTGTGTGAGCTTCCTTTAAAGCTGGAGTAAGTATTGTTGACACtaaatttcatcatatttttcgCTGAGAcacttcacacgtatttttcagAGAGAAAAAAAGGCGTTTTGGAGGGGCACATTGGTGTTATTCCTGGTGCCATGTTGCGGGGACCCATTGGGTATGACGTCAGGTCTCGGCTGGCAGTGATTGACGCAGCTCTGACGGCACTGTGATACTTCACAgatatcctgcatcctcatgcgttACGTCTTACGTAGCAGTattttggtgccatttttcaacaagataatgctcgtccacaaacGCTAGGTGTCTCTCTGAACTGTATGCATGATGTTGTTGTAATCCTGTAGCCAACAAGGTCGTCAGATCTGTTCCCGATAAAACATGTGTGAAACCttctcggacgtcaactccatcccattgGCAGTATCCAGAATATAAAGCAtcacttacaacagttgtgggctagcTTGACTAAGAAGGGAATGCAACGGCCTTGCGACACCATTTCCAACCAGGCAAGTATATGCTTCGAGGCCAGAGGAGGTGTAACGTCATTCTGATAATCAATctgccaacttctttgtaaatttgctAATCACTGAAATAGTGTCACATACTCTCACAGCCGGTGGGGTTTGATTTCCTTTTCTTCTACCCTTTTGGGTACTTCACTTTTCTTGTCAAGCGGTGTAATTCTGTTAGTTTTAGTGTGTACTGGCGGAAGATAAGATGGAGACAAATTGTAGGGTAACAGTGGTAGTGAATGGTGAAGTACGGTAGTTGATGCAGTCTTAATTAACAATAGAAAGTTATGGTGAGGGAAAATAGAAATCTGTTAGCTAtattagtgcattttctatttatcatTAAATGCcacaatacagaaaaaactgtCTGATGACGGTAATATTTTGAGTACGAATGAACACAACTTGTGTTTAAATTGTAGGTAACAGGCTACAgcgtaataaataagtaaataaatacataaatttgccTCAAACACAAGTCGCACCAGCTACCACTGAACAATGTGGATTATTCAAGGACTCGAAACCGGAATGTTGCCTTCCACAGGAACtcctcttaccaactgagctatttaGGCACGATGCACGTCCAGCTCTCAGAACTTgactctcctgccttccaaacttcaaggcagctctcctgcataccttgctggactaccactgctgaaagaaagaagaGACGTTCTGGAGGAAGTCACGCTGTGAGGATGGTCCGTGAGCTGTGCCTGGATACCTCAGTCGGTGTGAGTTTGGGTCGTGAAAGgcaaggttccaagttcgagttccggtccagcaTATAGctataatttgccaggaagtttcagaacatgcacggtctgctgcagagtggaagatTGCTTCTGGATGCAGGATAACCATTTCGGGTGCTACGTAACACCATTGGATGAGTGTTATAACAGCTACTCATATGACTCGTTAGACATGTTGCTTACCTTGACGAGCGTGTCGTCTAGTTTGGAGCAGCTTTTGGCATCCGCGATGAGTCCCCGGGCCGTGCCGTTGAGTTCCTTGATGGCAGCCAGCAGCCTTACGCCACCCATCAGGCAGCTAAGGGTTTCGCTGCCCAGCACAGCCTCCAGTTCTGCCAGGTGCTCACGTTCCTCCACCAGGCACGACGTGAAGTTCGTAGCTGTCTGCAAACAGTCGCGTCCCAAGGTTCGAGAAGTAGCAGGAAATTAACAGCTTGTAAGCCCCTTATGCATTATTTCCCTTATGGTTCATTTACATTTAGGTATTGGACTGATTGATGAGTAGCAGTTCTCATCTATAAACTGCACTTGAATCAATTAATTCCAGAACAGCACACATTCACCATATTTACTTCTGAGAAAATCAATAATTTTTGTATATCTctgaaaatatttagtttattaCACCGATATTTTGTGTGCGGCTAGGTAACGTATGTGTATATAACCTTGTTTAATATAAGTGAAGTCAGATGAAACATTTAAGTACAAAAACATAAAAAGTCTGGTTTTGGTGCTGATTCTGGAAGTCACAGCCCAAATTAAGTTAtctaggaaaaaataaaatttattgtgaatTAAATGTGTGTACAATAGCGTGAATAATACATTCGCCATTCTAATCTGAGTCCCTGACTTCAGGCTTCACTTCCTGAATCAGCATGTTTCTTCTTTTGCGTTTCACATTCCTGCATCAGTTCTTAAGAATTCCCAGTGTCTACCTTAGGAGCTTTTATTGCTATGTCATCTTCATAAGTACAACAGATAAACATCCGATGATTAAGAATCTGTTTCTGTCGGAACTGAAATGAATCGGTGACCAGGCCACTAGCGGTATTGCTTACCATCACACAGTCCTTACGGCGCTCGATGATTTCACACGTCCCCGCTTTCGACTTCCATTGACGGTGACCaatattttatacagggtgattcggcAACCCCTACCCATGAGTTTTATGCAACTTGCAaggccttcaaataccacatgcaagattttcatgttttcttcaGCTTAGCGCAAcctattggtcctacagaaaaaaatgaacgggACCATTTTGTAGGAAATTGGATGTAGCGAAGTGTTGTGTTGGATACGTTATCGCTAGAGGATGTAGTtttctaattattcaagaaaagaATACAGAAGTTACCTCCAAACCCGTGTTTCtttaataactcaaaaaccatGGTTTCCAACAAAAACGCATCctaaaacaaaatttaactacatcaaattttctacataaacttcctgtttattttttctgtagcatTAATAGTTGGTGCGTGGCGAGTGACAGAATACGAAAATCTCGTGCGTGATTTTTGAAAGTTTGCGGGCTACATAAAACCTATCGGTTGGGGCAGCTAAATCACTCTGTGCGTTATTTTTCAGAGGAATGGCTTCTTTTAAACTGGAGGAAAAGGCTTTGCAAGCTTTGAACGTAGATTGCTCAGAATCAACAACGCTTATGTTACTAGCAATTTCCTTCATAATTTTATCCATTTATTTGCTGTGTAGACAGTATTCCCCTTTCTTTTTTCAGCTGTATACAGGCAGAATTACAGTCACAAGGCAGGGAAGTGGCCTAGTTCATGGACCTGTGTTGTTGTATCACTGCCTCCACTTTTGTTGTAATTACTTGAGAATTTTTTGCTGTTTTGTCAGTAATTTGACTAGTGTGGGATGAATACACTGACGCCAGTAACTCGAATAGTGGCAAAAGGTGGATTTCTGCTGTTTTGGAATGGCTTCTTTCGTTGGTAACGATGATCATGTGCCTTAAACGCGAGCGTGGTTGTATTTCATGTTTTAAAAGTTGAGAGACAAACCTGAAATGAGAAGAGTTTTACAGTAGAATTTATGTCATGAGTTTATTTTGAAAATAGTTATATCTATCTGTTCGAAGTCCCATCCAGTCTAAATATCACGATACTTTTTGGCAGAGTCGAATAATCAGAATGTTAGTCATCTGAAAGTTAATTTAGCAGAGCCTGGTTATCTGCCCGTATGACTCAAAATCACAAAACTTCATAGTCAATGTTTTAAATATGTTCAACAGTCACCGTACGACCCTTCAGATGCAAGCAGCCATCGATGAGGAGCTTCAATTAAGTTGGCATgttgttattgatgatgatgatgataatttgaaGTTCAGGGCGACGGCAGGTTTGATACAGCACACAAAGTTAGCCTATTCTCTGCAAATCTCTTTATCTCTTCataattactgcaaactacatctctTTGAGCCCACTTATTGTGTGCAAATAGTTTTACATCACCATCCTTTCAtgccacatttccctccattacaagATTAAGTGGGTATTGTTTTGATACTTTAGGATGCATGCTCTTGACTTATCCCTTCGGTTACTTTTGTTGTACCATAAAGCCAGTTTCCTCGTAATTTGAATCAGTGCCTCGTCTTTAGTTAGTCAATCCAGCCTTCAGTACACTTCCGTAACACCAAGGAACAAAAGTTTCTATTTTCATCTTGTCTGTGTTTTTTACCGtgtacgtttcacttctgtacaaggctgccCGTCAtataaataccttcaggaaagactttctaaaatttaaatttacatattCGACACTTAGAAATTTCTCTTTTAAAAAGCCCTTTCCCTGCCACCATCAGTTAGAATTCGATAGCCTGTACTGcggccatgatcagttattttgctgctcaaatagctaaGCTCTCAACTACTTCTACCGTCTCAATcgctaatccaattccctcagcttcacctaatttaattcgactgcattccattatctttgttttacttctGCCGATCAGCTTATAATCTCTGTCTGTTGAATTAAACTATTCTGCCTAGTCTTTAGCTGCTTCTGACAAAATTACGTCGTCAGCGGACATCAGAAGCTTTTGTTTTTGCTTCTTGGACTTAAATATCCGCCTCATATTTTCCTTGCTTCCCTTCTCATTGTACACTGGCTTCAGTCCTGTGtctcttccttctcaaccactgcttttctttcacataaatgaaatatattcgcagttgcgagtaggGACTGCCATTAGCTGTATCATGGAATAAcgacaattaaaatttgtgctacaccgagactcgaacccgattTCACCACTGATTGCCATCAGTCTATCCGAGTATGCTTCACGGACAGCCCCAAACGTTGATATGTCGTCAATCACGCGTATACCACCTGCACTCgtaaatccattatgtatattcccgtacgggggagacattttaattgaaagcctTCTGCAGCGATATTGCACTGCAACACCGTACGCAActctttcatgtctttcgactcttgTAACAGCAGTGTGGATTCTGTACAGGTTGCAGATAACTCTctgttccctgttttttttttatctttgttaatggaatataatttttatttgcctATGTTTATTAACTAATCCTCTTACTGATTTGACCAAATTACAACCATCGTTGCAATATCAGGCTATAGAGTGgtgaggtgttgacagatgtgaaagccggccgcggtggtctagcggttctaggcgctcaatccggaaccgcgcgactgctacgatcgcaggttcgaatcctgcctcgggcatagatgtgtgtgatgtccttaggttagttaggtttaagtagttctaagttctaggggactgatgaccacagatgttaagtcccatagtgctcagagccatttgaaccatttgaacagatgtgaaaattaccgaactatcagtttaataagtcacggctgcaaaatagtaacgagaattctttatagacgaatggaaaaactgctagaagccgacctcggggaagatcagtttgggttccgtagaaacgttggaatatttgaggcaatactgaccctacgacttatcttacaagatagattaaggagaggcaaaactacgtttctagcatttgtagacttagagaaagcttttgacgatgttgactggaatactgtctttcaaattctgaaggtggcaggagtaaaatacagggagcgaaaggctatttacaatttgtacagcaaccagatggcagttataagagtcgaggggcatgaaagggaagcagtagttgggaagggattgagacagggttgtagcttcttcccgatgttattcaatctgtatattgagcaagcagtaaaggaaacaaaagaaaaattcggagtaggtattaaaatccatggagaagaaataaaaactttgaggttcgacgatgacactgtaattctgtcagagacagcaaaggacttggaagagcagttgaacggaatggacattgtcttgaaaagaggatataagatgaacatcaacaaaagaaaaacgaggataatggaatgtagtcgaattaagccgggtgatgctgggggaattagactactggccattcaaattgctacaccaagaagaaatgcagatgataaacgggtattaattggacaaatatattatactggaactgacatgtgattacattttcacgcaatttgggtgcatagatcctgagaaatcagtacccagaacaaccacctctggccgtaatgacggtcttgatacgcctgggcattgagccaaacagagcttggatgtcgtgtacaggtacagctgcccatgcagcttcaacacgataccacagttcgtcaagaatagtgactggcgtattgtgacgagtcaattgctcggctaccattgaccagacgttttcaattggtgagaggtctggagaatgtgctggccagggcagcagtcgaacatttgctatATCCAGAtaacacgtacaggacctgcaacatgcggttgtgcattatcctgctgaaatgtagggtttcgcagttatcgaatgaagggtagagtcacgggtcgtaacacacctgaaatgtaacgtccactgttcaaagtgccgtcaatgcgaacaagaggtgaccgagacgtgtaaccaatggcaccccatactattacgctgggtgatacgccagtatggggatgacgaatacacgcttccaatgtgcgttcaccgcgatgtcgccaaacgcggatgcgaccatcatgatgctgtaaacagaacctggattcatctaaaaaaatgacgttttgccattcgtgcacccaggttcgtcgttgagtacgccattgcaggcgctcctgtctgcgatgcagcatcaagggtaccgcagccatggtctccgaactgatagtccatgctactgcaaacgtcatcgaactgttcgtgcaaatggttgttgtcttgcaaacgtccccatctgttgactcagggatcgagacgtggctgcacgatccgttacagccatgcggatgagatgcctgtcatctcgactgctagtgatacgaggccgttgggatccagcacggcgttccgtattaccctcctgaacccaccgattccatattctgctaacagtcattgaatctcgaccaacgcgagcagcaatgtcgcgaaacgataaaccgcaatcgccataggctacaatccgtcccttatcaaagtcagaaacgtgatggtacgcatttctcctccttacacggggcatcacaacaacgtttcaccaggcaacgccgttcaactgctgtttgtgtatgagaaatcggttggtatcGTTCCTCAtgagagcacgttgtaggtgtcgccaccggcgtcaaccttgtgtgaatgctctgaaaagctaatcatttacatgccacagcatcttcttcctgtcggtcaattttcacgtctgtagtacgtcatcttcgtggtgtagcaattttgatggccagtagtgtagcttagcaaatgagacacgtaaagtagtaaaggagttttcctatttggagagcaaaataactaatgatggttgaagtagagaggagatgaaatgtagactgaaaatggcaaggaaagcgtttctgaagaacagaaattgattaacgtcgagtttagatttaagtgccaggaagtcatatctgaaagtatttgtatggagtgcagccatgtatggaagtgatacatggacgataagtagtttggacaagaagagaattgaagctttcgaaatgtggtgctacagaagaatgctgaagattagatgggtagagcacataactaatgaggagttattgaatagaattggggagaagaggagtttgtggcacaacttgactagaagaagggatcggttggtaggacatgttctgagacatcgagggatcaccaatttagtactggagggcagcgtggagggtaaaaatcgtagagggagaccaagagatgaatacactaagcagattcaggatgggag comes from Schistocerca piceifrons isolate TAMUIC-IGC-003096 chromosome 8, iqSchPice1.1, whole genome shotgun sequence and encodes:
- the LOC124711916 gene encoding uncharacterized protein LOC124711916, producing the protein MPSVLIVLLGALALFQVPEAAVGQDVPIEGMDPEKMEILRQVVAAAPDRGDAIQMAMRAVFDEMRRAARAHGGDRKATPTAALQAALDRGGGLVQQADDALQKLAKELTLIAKQTATNFTSCLVEEREHLAELEAVLGSETLSCLMGGVRLLAAIKELNGTARGLIADAKSCSKLDDTLVKIQCRSQLLVELGPELLSRTAELKEAAAEDADAVADQVEALVQKCLPAGSPLDLEVQDLLTDMGRCTASAVAAAEGRRDTPREDL